Proteins encoded within one genomic window of Pseudorasbora parva isolate DD20220531a chromosome 3, ASM2467924v1, whole genome shotgun sequence:
- the rchy1 gene encoding RING finger and CHY zinc finger domain-containing protein 1: MAATEAGCEHYVRSCLLKAPCCGKFYVCRLCHDGEENHQMDRFKVREVKCAACNTIQEAQQTCKECEVKFGEYYCDICHLFDKDKKQYHCQPCGICRIGPREKYFHCTKCNLCLANDLKDNHKCVENVSRQNCPVCMEDIHTSRIGAHVLSCGHLLHKTCFEDMFRTGAYRCPLCMHSAFNMKEYWEQKDMEIAQSPMPTEYQDTTVKIICNDCQAHCTVAFHVLGMKCSTCGSYNTAQDGGLIAPPAVDAQQPAEQPLEEETDTPHHE, translated from the exons ATGGCCGCCACAGAAGCTGGATGTGAGCATTATGTTCGCAGCTGTTTGTTAAAA GCGCCCTGCTGTGGGAAGTTTTATGTTTGCAGACTTTGTCATGATGGTGAAGAGAACCATCAAATGGACCGATTTAAGGTCCGAGAAGTCAAATGTGCAGCGTGCAATACTATACAAGAG GCTCAACAGACATGTAAAGAATGTGAAGTGAAGTTTGGGGAGTATTACTGTGACATCTGCCATCTATTTGACAAAGACAAGAAGCAGTACCACTGCCAGCCCTGTGGGATATGCAG AATTGGCCCAAGAGAGAAATACTTCCATTGTACAAAGTGTAATTTATGTTTAGCCAATGATCTTAAAGATAATCACAAG TGTGTTGAGAATGTCTCTAGGCAGAACTGCCCTGTGTGTATGGAGGACATCCACACGTCCAGAATAGGGGCTCATGTGCTCTCATGTGGCCATCTGCTACACAA AACATGCTTTGAGGACATGTTTAGAACTGG TGCTTACCGCTGTCCCCTGTGTATGCACTCCGCCTTTAACATGAAGGAGTATTGGGAACAGAAAGATATGGAAATTGCCCAGTCTCCCATGCCCACAGAGTACCAGGATACTACAGtgaag ATCATATGCAATGACTGCCAGGCTCACTGCACTGTGGCCTTCCACGTGTTGGGCATGAAGTGCAGCACCTGTGGCTCTTATAATACGGCGCAGGACGGCGGGCTGATTGCGCCCCCTGCTGTAGACGCACAACAGCCCGCGGAGCAGCCGCTTGAAGAGGAGACCGACACGCCGCACCACGAGTGA
- the kcnv2b gene encoding potassium voltage-gated channel subfamily V member 2, whose protein sequence is MFSYQRNRRQSLFPNCKLATSESTDDGVPFAKERLVKQWSSLSELQTDIYDISGDVDHEEVEKHLEPSLWFTSISPSRNCTLNLNVGGKSYRITYKMAARYPQSRIGRLATYTDLNMKLNLCDDYVVKDNEYFFDRDPDVFNSIFNFYRTGVLWIKDELCPRNFLEEINYWGVRIKYSQRCCRILLEEKHDELCEQLKVQKELEAEVEIEENEEAFDSMFLGEMRHSLWNFMEKPFSSIPAKLMAVASSMFVLVSLVTMTLTTVEEMENLTSTNQLNDKTYGEFVETVCITFFTTEYLLRLVSTPNIGHFVKSILNAVDLLAILPQFLQLILEGFEPFGSGNQNADMETVGQVSKVGQVLRIMRLMRIFRVLKLARHSTGMRAFGFTLRQCYQQVGCLFLFIAMGIFTFSAMVYSVEHDVPNTNFTSIPHSWWWASVSISTVGYGDMYPETLLGRIFAFGCISFGIILNGLPISILFNKFSDYYAKLKSHEYTSTMKNRGKLNFILRAKKKLKECGCIETTDTNVS, encoded by the exons ATGTTCAGCTACCAGAGAAACAGGAGACAGAGCCTCTTTCCCAACTGCAAACTAGCAACCTCTGAGTCAACAGACGACGGTGTCCCGTTCGCTAAAGAGCGTTTGGTAAAACAGTGGAGCTCTTTAAGCGAACTACAGACAGATATCTATGACATCTCTGGAGATGTCGACCATGAGGAGGTTGAGAAGCATTTAGAGCCTTCATTATGGTTTACCAGCATATCACCAAGCAGGAATTGCACGCTTAACCTCAACGTTGGAGGAAAGTCCTACCGGATCACCTATAAAATGGCAGCGAGATACCCACAGAGCAGAATTGGCCGTCTGGCCACCTACACTGACCTCAACATGAAGCTGAACCTCTGTGATGACTACGTTGTGAAGGACAACGAATATTTCTTCGACCGAGATCCAGACGTCTTCAACAGCATCTTCAACTTCTACAGGACTGGTGTGCTGTGGATCAAGGACGAGCTCTGTCCGAGGAACTTCTTGGAGGAGATCAATTATTGGGGCGTTCGGATAAAATACTCTCAGAGGTGCTGTCGGATCCTGCTCGAGGAGAAACATGATGAGTTGTGTGAGCAGCTCAAAGTTCAGAAGGAACTTGAGGCAGAGGTGGAAATCGAAGAAAACGAGGAGGCATTCGACAGCATGTTTCTCGGCGAGATGCGGCACTCGCTTTGGAATTTCATGGAGAAACCGTTCTCCTCCATACCGGCCAAACTCATGGCGGTCGCCTCGAGTATGTTTGTGCTGGTGTCGCTGGTTACTATGACTCTGACTACGGTAGAAGAAATGGAGAACTTGACATCTACTAACCAGTTAAATGACAAGACATACGGAGAGTTTGTAGAGACTGTGTGCATAACCTTCTTCACCACTGAGTACCTGTTGCGTCTAGTTTCAACGCCCAATATCGGTCACTTCGTTAAGAGCATACTGAATGCAGTAGACCTCCTGGCCATCCTACCGCAGTTTCTGCAGCTCATACTTGAGGGATTTGAGCCCTTTGGTTCAGGGAACCAGAATGCTGACATGGAGACTGTAGGTCAGGTGAGCAAGGTTGGACAAGTGCTGCGAATCATGCGACTAATGCGTATTTTTCGGGTTCTGAAACTGGCTCGGCACTCCACAGGGATGAGAGCGTTTGGCTTCACATTGAGGCAGTGCTATCAGCAGGTGGGATGTCTCTTCCTCTTTATCGCCATGGGGATCTTCACATTCTCTGCCATGGTTTATAGTGTCGAACACGACGTCCCTAATACCAACTTTACCAGTATTCCACATTCTTGGTGGTGGGCAtct GTGAGCATCTCCACTGTAGGCTATGGTGACATGTATCCAGAAACCCTTTTGGGACGGATATTTGCCTTTGGCTGCATTTCCTTTGGGATCATTTTGAATGGCCTTCCAATTTCTATCCTCTTCAACAAGTTCTCAGATTACTATGCTAAACTGAAGTCTCACGAATACACTTCCACCATGAAGAACAGAGGGAAGCTTAACTTCATCCTGAGAGCAAAGAAGAAACTAAAAGAGTGTGGCTGCATTGAAACTACTGACACTAATGTTTCGTAG